A stretch of Ipomoea triloba cultivar NCNSP0323 chromosome 13, ASM357664v1 DNA encodes these proteins:
- the LOC116001862 gene encoding uncharacterized protein At4g26485-like, whose protein sequence is MHGVDATHMANHPFLQWKTFDRIVFNFPFDRVRKKKSRSLKIRRNQALVSAFLENAKKMLDEDGEIHIRHKTNGLEREWGIIDLAEEQGVELARAVSFRLDDYPGYNTKFGNGGDRNFNCYPSKTFIFRRRPVSHLEAGSLDCAG, encoded by the exons ATGCACGGCGTTGATGCTACACACATGGCCAACCATCCATTTTTGCAGTGGAAAACATTTGATCGAATTGTTTTCAATTTCCCGTTCGATCGTGTTCGCAAGAAGAAATCTCGCTCTTTAAAGATACG AAGGAACCAAGCTCTTGTGAGTGCATTTCTTGAAAACGCCAAGAAGATGCTTGATGAGGATGGTGAAATCCATATCAGACACAAGACTAATGGGTTAGAGAGAGAATGGGGCATAATTGATTTAGCAGAGGAGCAGGGAGTTGAGTTGGCCAGAGCTGTGTCTTTTAGGCTTGATGATTATCCTGGTTACAACACCAAGTTTGGCAATGGAGGTGATCGTAATTTCAACTGCTATCCTAGCAAAACATTCATATTCCGCCGCCGTCCGGTTTCCCATTTAGAGGCCGGATCATTAGATTGTGCTGGCTAG